In the Juglans microcarpa x Juglans regia isolate MS1-56 chromosome 6D, Jm3101_v1.0, whole genome shotgun sequence genome, one interval contains:
- the LOC121234200 gene encoding protein COBRA-like — MRSLSSSAFESMAELSSFAVLLVLLLSCSRFSSTEAYDALDPTGNITIKWDVMSWTPDGYVAVVTIYNFQQYRHIQAPGWTLGWTWAKKEVIWGMMGGQTTEQGDCSRFKGNIPHCCKKDPTVVDLLPGTPYNQQIANCCKGGVINSWVQDPSNAASSFQVSVGAAGTTNKTVRLPKNFTLKAPGPGYTCGPAKIVRPSKFVTADKRRVTQALMTWNITCTYSQFLAQKTPTCCVSLSSFYNETIVNCPMCTCGCQDNVTEPGSCVNPESPYLASAVSGPGKLSNTPLVQCTSHMCPIRVHWHVKLNYKEYWRVKVTITNFNYRMNYTQWNLVVQHPNFDNLTKIFSFNYKSLTPYAGLNDTAMLWGVKFYNDLLMQAGPLGNVQSELLFRKDKSTFTFEKGWAFPRRIYFNGDNCVMPPPDAYPWLPNAGSRPIVSLLYPAFTIVSLLVFLLAFAQ, encoded by the exons ATGAGGTCTCTGTCCTCATCAGCCTTTGAATCCATGGCAGAGCTCAGCAGCTTTGCTGTTCTTCTTGTGTTGTTGCTTTCTTGTTCCCGTTTTAGTTCTACAG AAGCCTATGATGCACTTGATCCAACTGGAAATATCACAATCAAATGGGATGTAATGAGCTGGACACCTGATGGCTATGTT GCTGTTGTTACAATATATAACTTCCAGCAATATCGCCATATTCAAGCACCAGGATGGACATTGGGGTGGACATGGGCAAAAAAAGAAGTAATTTGGGGCATGATGGGGGGCCAAACAACAGAGCAAGGGGATTGTTCAAGATTTAAGGGGAACATTCCACATTGCTGTAAGAAGGATCCTACGGTTGTGGATTTATTGCCAGGAACTCCATACAACCAGCAGATTGCTAATTGCTGCAAAGGGGGAGTAATAAACTCATGGGTCCAGGACCCATCCAATGCAGCAAGTTCGTTCCAGGTCAGTGTGGGTGCTGCTGGAACAACTAACAAGACTGTCAGATTACCTAAGAACTTCACTCTGAAAGCTCCTGGACCTGGATATACTTGCGGGCCTGCAAAGATTGTGAGGCCAAGTAAATTTGTGACAGCAGATAAACGGAGAGTCACTCAAGCTTTGA TGACCTGGAATATTACTTGTACATATTCACAATTCCTCGCTCAGAAGACACCTACTTGTTgtgtttctctctcctccttttATAATGAGACAATAGTGAATTGCCCCATGTGCACCTGTGGCTGTCAAGACAATGTAACAGAACCTGGGAGCTGCGTAAA TCCAGAATCTCCTTATTTAGCCTCAGCAGTATCAGGTCCAGGAAAATTGAGTAACACACCTCTGGTTCAGTGCACCAGCCATATGTGTCCTATCCGAGTCCATTGGCATGTGAAGCTAAATTATAAGGAGTATTGGAGGGTGAAGGTCACAATCACAAATTTCAATTATAGAATGAACTACACACAATGGAATCTTGTTGTGCAACACCCGAACTTTGATAATCTTACCAAGATTTTCAGCTTTAATTACAAGTCCTTAACTCCTTATGCAGGCTtaa ACGATACTGCCATGTTGTGGGGAGTCAAGTTTTACAATGATCTGCTTATGCAAGCTGGCCCTCTCGGGAATGTGCAATCAGAGCTTCTTTTCCGCAAGGACAAATCAACTTTTACTTTTGAAAAGGGATGGGCTTTCCCTCGGAGGATTTATTTCAATGGTGATAACTGTGTCATGCCACCTCCAGATGCATACCCATGGTTGCCAAATGCTGGTTCTCGACCTATTGTCTCTTTACTTTATCCAGCCTTTACCATCGTGTCTTTGTTGGTATTCTTATTGGCTTTTGCACAGTGA
- the LOC121234870 gene encoding transcription termination factor MTERF15, mitochondrial, whose product MKVISRSMLNCLTSISKRSLIFPRQKIQSFSTTVDPSNPIPSRFSQPSHYRKQISLANLLQRYGFPASQLHNFLNKNKFVEKSNLHELDQSLRILTKLKIPQKSLVSLISDCPGVLEFEFLKKWEMDFLGLDFLSAFPLIICNVLELARRFQLDPDRFVRSVKILRSLGFCDDTVSRVLEGFPRIIMMNERETRDRILFLMGLGFSRNEIDRLFCLFPSVLRFGVEDRLKPLLFEFRDLGFNENLVRKEIVREPRILSMELGELSRYLELLKTLKCREPIERKIFTEGAFRAGFDVKLRIDCLCKHGLTRREAFKVLWKEPRLILYGIEDIEKKIEFLVNRMKFNIGCLVDVPNYLGVNFEKQIVPRYNVITYLRANGGLRFEVGLRDLIKPSRLRFYNLYVRPYPECEKMYGRLSGDVELKSPHPVGLWKLFKPQRHSESKEEVKNMKCFMELLV is encoded by the coding sequence ATGAAGGTTATATCTAGAAGCATGCTCAATTGCCTAACATCAATTTCCAAACGATCACTAATTTTCCCAAGACAAAAAATCCAGTCCTTTTCAACCACCGTTGATCCCTCAAACCCAATTCCTTCCAGATTTTCCCAGCCATCTCACTACAGGAAACAGATTTCCCTCGCCAATCTCCTCCAAAGATATGGCTTCCCAGCATCTCAACTCCACAATTTcctaaacaaaaacaaatttgtaGAGAAATCCAACTTGCACGAGCTTGATCAGTCTCTGCGTATTCTAACAAAACTGAAAATTCCTCAGAAGTCTTTGGTTTCATTGATATCCGACTGTCCTGGGGTCTTGGAGTTTGAGTTTCTCAAGAAATGGGAAATGGATTTCCTAGGATTGGACTTCTTGAGTGCTTTCCCATTGATCATTTGCAATGTGTTGGAACTTGCTAGGAGATTCCAGTTAGACCCAGATCGGTTTGTTAGGAGTGTGAAGATTTTGAGGAGTTTAGGGTTTTGTGATGATACTGTGAGTAGGGTTTTAGAAGGCTTTCCTAGAATAATTATGATGAATGAGAGGGAAACTCGTGAtcgaattttatttttgatgggACTTGGGTTTTCAAGGAATGAAATTGATcgtcttttttgtttgtttccaaGTGTATTAAGATTTGGGGTTGAAGATAGGTTGAAGCCTTTGCTTTTTGAGTTTAGAGATTTGGGGTTTAATGAGAATTTGGTTAGGAAAGAGATCGTTAGGGAACCGAGAATTCTCAGTATGGAATTGGGGGAACTTTCGAGGTATTTGGAGCTGCTGAAGACTTTGAAATGTCGGGAACCAATTGAGCGGAAGATTTTTACTGAAGGAGCATTTAGAGCTGGGTTTGATGTGAAACTGAGAATTGACTGCTTATGCAAACATGGGTTGACTCGTAGAGAAGCTTTTAAAGTGTTGTGGAAAGAGCCAAGGCTGATTTTATATGGGATAGAGGATATTGAGAAGAAGATTGAGTTTTTGGTGAATAGGATGAAATTCAATATTGGTTGTTTGGTTGATGTTCCCAATTATTTGGGTGTAAACTTTGAAAAACAGATTGTTCCTCGATACAATGTGATCACGTATTTGAGAGCAAATGGTGGGCTTCGTTTTGAGGTGGGATTGAGAGATTTGATAAAGCCAAGTAGGCTTAGATTTTACAATCTCTATGTCAGGCCATATCCAGAGTGTGAGAAAATGTATGGCAGATTGTCTGGTGATGTGGAACTTAAAAGCCCACATCCAGTTGGTCTGTGGAAGCTCTTCAAACCACAAAGGCATTCAGAATCCAAAGAGGAGGTGAAAAATATGAAGTGCTTCATGGAGTTGTTGGTTTAA